One genomic window of Coffea eugenioides isolate CCC68of chromosome 1, Ceug_1.0, whole genome shotgun sequence includes the following:
- the LOC113782400 gene encoding magnesium transporter MRS2-I-like isoform X1, producing the protein MAQDGGTVVPVDTIKKKTGVSRSWMLLDSSGEGTILDLDRQSIMRRVPINARDLRILDPMLSYPSTILGREKAIVLNLEHIKAIITTEEVLLRDPLDDNVVPIVEELQRRLPMAVCRGEGEDDDRPEMRNEVETDAETEFPFEFRALEVALEGICSFLDARTRELETAAYPALDELTSKISSRNLDRVRKLKSAMTRLTSRVQKVRDELEQLLDDDDDMADLYLSRKLGGVSSPASGQGQGIPNWFPASPTLCSKISKASRTSGFTTQSTENDVEELEMLLEAYFMQIESTMNKLSTLREYIDDTEDYINIQLDNHRNQLIQLELFLSSGTVCLSMYSLVAAIFGMNIPYTWKEDHGYMFKWVVILTGIACACIFLFLISYARHKGLVGS; encoded by the exons ATGGCTCAGGACGGTGGCACTGTTGTGCCGGTGGATACTATAAAGAAGAAAACTGGTGTTTCCAGGAGTTGGATGCTGTTGGACAGCAGCGGAGAGGGAACTATTCTGGATTTGGATAGGCAGTCTATCATGAGAAGAGTTCCAATTAACGCCAGAGATCTTCGAATTCTGGATCCCATGCTGTCTTACCCTTCTACTATTCTAGGCAGGGAAAAGGCTATTgttctcaatttggag CACATCAAAGCAATTATTACAACCGAAGAG GTATTGCTACGTGACCCGCTGGATGATAATGTGGTGCCTATTGTGGAAGAACTTCAAAGAAGATTGCCTATGGCTGTTTGCCGAGGGGAAGGAGAAGATGATGACCGCCCTGAAATGCGCAACGAAGTTGAAACTGATGCTGAAACTG AGTTCCCGTTTGAATTTCGTGCCTTAGAAGTAGCACTAGAAGGCATCTGTAGTTTCCTTGATGCGCGTACCAGAGAACTGGAGACTGCTGCTTACCCAGCTTTAGATGAGCTGACATCCAAG ATAAGTAGCCGCAATCTGGACCGTGTGAGGAAACTGAAGAGTGCTATGACAAGGTTGACCAGTCGAGTTCAGAAA GTCAGGGATGAACTGGAGCAACTTTTAGATGACGATGATGATATGGCAGACCTGTACTTGTCAAGGAAACTAGGCGGAGTTTCTTCACCAGCGAGCGGTCAAGGTCAAGGGATTCCAAATTGGTTCCCTGCCTCTCCAACACTTTGTTCGAAGATATCTAAAGCTAGTAGGACGAGTGGTTTTACTACTCAGTCAACAGAAAATGATGTTGAAGAACTTGAAATGTTGCTCGAG GCTTACTTCATGCAGATAGAGAGCACGATGAATAAGTTGTCCACA TTGAGGGAGTACATCGACGACACCGAGGACTATATTAACATTCAG CTCGATAACCACCGGAATCAGCTGATTCAG CTGGAGTTATTCCTGAGTTCTGGCACGGTGTGTTTATCGATGTACTCCTTGGTGGCTGCCATTTTTGGGATGAATATCCCTTATACATGGAAAGAGGATCACGGCTATATGTTCAAATGG GTGGTCATCCTCACTGGAATTGCTTGTGCTTGCATTTTCCTATTTCTAATTTCCTACGCCAGGCACAAGGGTCTCGTCGGATCATGA
- the LOC113782400 gene encoding magnesium transporter MRS2-I-like isoform X2, with protein MAQDGGTVVPVDTIKKKTGVSRSWMLLDSSGEGTILDLDRQSIMRRVPINARDLRILDPMLSYPSTILGREKAIVLNLEHIKAIITTEEVLLRDPLDDNVVPIVEELQRRLPMAVCRGEGEDDDRPEMRNEVETDAETEFPFEFRALEVALEGICSFLDARTRELETAAYPALDELTSKISSRNLDRVRKLKSAMTRLTSRVQKVRDELEQLLDDDDDMADLYLSRKLGGVSSPASGQGQGIPNWFPASPTLCSKISKASRTSGFTTQSTENDVEELEMLLEAYFMQIESTMNKLSTLREYIDDTEDYINIQLDNHRNQLIQLELFLSSGTVCLSMYSLVAAIFGMNIPYTWKEDHGYMFKWAQGSRRIMMNCL; from the exons ATGGCTCAGGACGGTGGCACTGTTGTGCCGGTGGATACTATAAAGAAGAAAACTGGTGTTTCCAGGAGTTGGATGCTGTTGGACAGCAGCGGAGAGGGAACTATTCTGGATTTGGATAGGCAGTCTATCATGAGAAGAGTTCCAATTAACGCCAGAGATCTTCGAATTCTGGATCCCATGCTGTCTTACCCTTCTACTATTCTAGGCAGGGAAAAGGCTATTgttctcaatttggag CACATCAAAGCAATTATTACAACCGAAGAG GTATTGCTACGTGACCCGCTGGATGATAATGTGGTGCCTATTGTGGAAGAACTTCAAAGAAGATTGCCTATGGCTGTTTGCCGAGGGGAAGGAGAAGATGATGACCGCCCTGAAATGCGCAACGAAGTTGAAACTGATGCTGAAACTG AGTTCCCGTTTGAATTTCGTGCCTTAGAAGTAGCACTAGAAGGCATCTGTAGTTTCCTTGATGCGCGTACCAGAGAACTGGAGACTGCTGCTTACCCAGCTTTAGATGAGCTGACATCCAAG ATAAGTAGCCGCAATCTGGACCGTGTGAGGAAACTGAAGAGTGCTATGACAAGGTTGACCAGTCGAGTTCAGAAA GTCAGGGATGAACTGGAGCAACTTTTAGATGACGATGATGATATGGCAGACCTGTACTTGTCAAGGAAACTAGGCGGAGTTTCTTCACCAGCGAGCGGTCAAGGTCAAGGGATTCCAAATTGGTTCCCTGCCTCTCCAACACTTTGTTCGAAGATATCTAAAGCTAGTAGGACGAGTGGTTTTACTACTCAGTCAACAGAAAATGATGTTGAAGAACTTGAAATGTTGCTCGAG GCTTACTTCATGCAGATAGAGAGCACGATGAATAAGTTGTCCACA TTGAGGGAGTACATCGACGACACCGAGGACTATATTAACATTCAG CTCGATAACCACCGGAATCAGCTGATTCAG CTGGAGTTATTCCTGAGTTCTGGCACGGTGTGTTTATCGATGTACTCCTTGGTGGCTGCCATTTTTGGGATGAATATCCCTTATACATGGAAAGAGGATCACGGCTATATGTTCAAATGG GCACAAGGGTCTCGTCGGATCATGATGAATTGCTTGTGA
- the LOC113772273 gene encoding E3 ubiquitin protein ligase DRIP2-like isoform X2, with product MSNQVVKVKREMIAACMTCPLCNKLFRDATTISECLHTFCRKCIYKKLSDEELECCPICNIDLGCVPLEKLRPDHNLQDVRAKIFPYKRRKVKAPEIPPSVTLPVRRKERSLSSLVVSTPRVSAQSGMTGRRSKSIARKSLRGSSFSIEKPVKKEEDSGEDRPESSSSPETLNKFTQNIRQGSAAKSEPPHSGENEGHARKSKGKELGQKSKLQDEKNTNESPALNSERPKKLRRIRQKKAPAFADFNVTPQAVLDGVSARCEKRINPIWFSLVATKDQDADASLPQISASYLRIKDGNITVSFIQKYLMRKLDLPTEDEVEIRCMGQSLVPTLPLNELVDFWLQNTTSERVPAIIGSSAKDFVMVLAYGRKIPTA from the exons ATGTCGAATCAGGTGGTGAAAGTAAAGAGGGAGATGATTGCGGCATGCATGACATGCCCTCTTTGCAATAAGCTCTTCCGCGATGCCACGACCATTTCCGAATGCCTTCATACGT TTTGCAGGAAGTGTATTTATAAGAAGCTATCTGATGAGGAATTAGAATGCTGCCCAATTTGCAATATCGACTTAGGCTGTGTCCCATTGGAGAAGCTGAG GCCCGATCACAATTTACAAGATGTGAGGGCAAAGATCTTCCCTTACAAGAGGAGGAAGGTGAAGGCACCAGAAATCCCACCTTCAGTCACTTTGCCAGTGAGAAGAAAGGAGAGATCACTCTCATCATTGGTGGTGAGCACTCCTAGGGTATCAGCACAAAGTGGTATGACTGGAAGAAGATCAAAATCTATTGCAAGAAAATCATTAAGAGGTTCCAGTTTTTCAATAGAGAAACCTGTCAAGAAGGAGGAAGATTCTGGTGAAGATCGTCCTGAGAGCTCCAGTTCACCTGAGACACTGAATAAATTTACGCAGAATATTAGGCAG GGATCTGCTGCCAAATCAGAACCTCCCCATTCTGGTGAGAATGAAGGACATGCCCGCAAATCTAAAGGCAAAGAGCTTggacaaaaatcaaaactcCAAGATGAAAAAAACACTAATGAGTCTCCAGCATTGAATTCAGAAAGACCTAAAAAGTTGCGAAGAATTCGCCAAAAGAAGGCTCCTGCCTTTGCTGATTTCAATGTTACACCTCAAGCTGTGCTGGATGGTGTCAGTGCTAGATGTGAGAAGCGAATTAATCCAATATGGTTTTCACTTGTGGCAACCAAAGATCA GGATGCAGATGCTTCTTTGCCCCAGATTTCTGCAAGTTACTTAAGAATAAA GGATGGGAATATAACAGTTTCTTTTATTCAAAAGTACTTAATGAGGAAATTAGATCTTCCAACTGAAGATGAG GTTGAGATTAGGTGTATGGGTCAGTCATTGGTCCCAACACTGCCATTGAATGAACTAGTAGACTTCTGGCTCCAAAACACAACATCAGAGAGAGTACCAGCGATAATTGGGTCATCAGCTAAAGATTTTGTGATGGTATTGGCCTATGGTCGTAAGATACCCACCGCCTAA
- the LOC113772273 gene encoding E3 ubiquitin protein ligase DRIP2-like isoform X1, whose product MSNQVVKVKREMIAACMTCPLCNKLFRDATTISECLHTFCRKCIYKKLSDEELECCPICNIDLGCVPLEKLRPDHNLQDVRAKIFPYKRRKVKAPEIPPSVTLPVRRKERSLSSLVVSTPRVSAQSGMTGRRSKSIARKSLRGSSFSIEKPVKKEEDSGEDRPESSSSPETLNKFTQNIRQNSSNGDPSSHSLSDKETKNGAETWEGKVDLWKPLNCLVEVANRSKSSKFTSQGSAAKSEPPHSGENEGHARKSKGKELGQKSKLQDEKNTNESPALNSERPKKLRRIRQKKAPAFADFNVTPQAVLDGVSARCEKRINPIWFSLVATKDQDADASLPQISASYLRIKDGNITVSFIQKYLMRKLDLPTEDEVEIRCMGQSLVPTLPLNELVDFWLQNTTSERVPAIIGSSAKDFVMVLAYGRKIPTA is encoded by the exons ATGTCGAATCAGGTGGTGAAAGTAAAGAGGGAGATGATTGCGGCATGCATGACATGCCCTCTTTGCAATAAGCTCTTCCGCGATGCCACGACCATTTCCGAATGCCTTCATACGT TTTGCAGGAAGTGTATTTATAAGAAGCTATCTGATGAGGAATTAGAATGCTGCCCAATTTGCAATATCGACTTAGGCTGTGTCCCATTGGAGAAGCTGAG GCCCGATCACAATTTACAAGATGTGAGGGCAAAGATCTTCCCTTACAAGAGGAGGAAGGTGAAGGCACCAGAAATCCCACCTTCAGTCACTTTGCCAGTGAGAAGAAAGGAGAGATCACTCTCATCATTGGTGGTGAGCACTCCTAGGGTATCAGCACAAAGTGGTATGACTGGAAGAAGATCAAAATCTATTGCAAGAAAATCATTAAGAGGTTCCAGTTTTTCAATAGAGAAACCTGTCAAGAAGGAGGAAGATTCTGGTGAAGATCGTCCTGAGAGCTCCAGTTCACCTGAGACACTGAATAAATTTACGCAGAATATTAGGCAG AATTCTTCCAATGGCGACCCATCTAGCCATTCACTTTCTGATAAAGAAACAAAGAATGGTGCTGAAACATGGGAAGGGAAAGTTGATCTATGGAAACCTTTAAATTGTCTTGTGGAAGTTGCAAACAGGAGTAAGTCTTCAAAGTTCACTTCGCAGGGATCTGCTGCCAAATCAGAACCTCCCCATTCTGGTGAGAATGAAGGACATGCCCGCAAATCTAAAGGCAAAGAGCTTggacaaaaatcaaaactcCAAGATGAAAAAAACACTAATGAGTCTCCAGCATTGAATTCAGAAAGACCTAAAAAGTTGCGAAGAATTCGCCAAAAGAAGGCTCCTGCCTTTGCTGATTTCAATGTTACACCTCAAGCTGTGCTGGATGGTGTCAGTGCTAGATGTGAGAAGCGAATTAATCCAATATGGTTTTCACTTGTGGCAACCAAAGATCA GGATGCAGATGCTTCTTTGCCCCAGATTTCTGCAAGTTACTTAAGAATAAA GGATGGGAATATAACAGTTTCTTTTATTCAAAAGTACTTAATGAGGAAATTAGATCTTCCAACTGAAGATGAG GTTGAGATTAGGTGTATGGGTCAGTCATTGGTCCCAACACTGCCATTGAATGAACTAGTAGACTTCTGGCTCCAAAACACAACATCAGAGAGAGTACCAGCGATAATTGGGTCATCAGCTAAAGATTTTGTGATGGTATTGGCCTATGGTCGTAAGATACCCACCGCCTAA
- the LOC113776416 gene encoding PRA1 family protein E-like, producing the protein MPAGYDSLPSTSSGAGMFTRAKSGSLSFFATRRPWRELLSHPSSYSRPYPLSVLTSGLRRNLNYFRVNYSMIILFILFVSLLWHPISLIVYVILFVAWWFLYFSRDEPILVLNRMVDDRFVLAALGIVTVVCLVLTRVWLNVLVSILIGVAVVLLHAAFRATEDLFLDEDEAAEGGLISVVRSTAPPSRDAGGYTNPF; encoded by the coding sequence ATGCCGGCGGGCTACGATTCCTTGCCCTCGACGTCCTCCGGCGCCGGCATGTTCACTCGCGCAAAATCCGGCAGCCTATCATTCTTCGCCACTCGACGGCCATGGCGAGAGCTGCTATCCCATCCATCCTCCTACTCTCGCCCGTATCCACTCAGCGTGCTCACATCTGGGCTGAGACGCAACCTCAACTACTTCCGCGTGAATTATTCCATGATAATCTTATTCATACTGTTTGTGAGCCTGCTGTGGCACCCGATTTCGCTCATAGTGTATGTGATCCTGTTCGTAGCGTGGTGGTTTCTCTACTTTAGCCGGGACGAGCCGATTCTGGTACTGAATCGTATGGTCGACGATAGGTTCGTCTTGGCGGCGCTTGGAATAGTTACGGTGGTGTGCTTGGTGTTGACTCGGGTTTGGTTGAACGTGTTGGTGTCTATCTTGATTGGGGTAGCTGTTGTGCTATTGCATGCGGCATTTAGGGCTACGGAAGATCTGTTTCTGGATGAAGATGAAGCTGCGGAGGGGGGTTTGATATCTGTGGTTCGCAGTACTGCTCCACCTTCCAGGGATGCCGGTGGGTATACTAATCCATTTTGA
- the LOC113773918 gene encoding inversin-like: MATSREAEQRNRAFLRAAFDGNLTLLKTFGKSHSGFKDPNGRTALHLAAAAGKTEICGYLIDQLKLDMDGRDDDLGDTPLILAIVENHNSTAAFLIEHGAEIMKSNYKAFTPLHYAAEEGNKEILQLLISKGAEIDSNSESGTPLQCAALSGKGEAVKILLDNKANPNSVTQLYFPPLMLSIIARSFNCLDLLLKAGADPNLGSCGKTPLIAAACEGETEIINCLLKSGADPNARDNCGVTPLEHAAMRGEHAAVKVLFPITSRISSFPDWSFTGIMKHICSAKARKQRDCRRREVFQMSKSKGEDAFKRKDYLDAIHWYTEANLADPADATIYSNRSLCWALLNQGSHALSDAEMCVKLRPMWAKAHYREGAAWMLLNDYPNASQSFSEALKFDPANKEIQKAHREAVEAAFGIPVSENMRILRI; the protein is encoded by the exons ATGGCAACTTCCAGAG AAGCAGAACAACGTAATCGAGCTTTTCTAAGGGCAGCTTTTGACGGAAATCTCACACTACTCAAGA CTTTTGGGAAGTCGCATTCTGGATTTAAGGACCCAAACGGCCGAACGGCGCTTCACCTGGCCGCTGCCGCAGGTAAAACGGAGATATGCGGCTACTTGATTGACCAGTTGAAACTCGACATGGATGGGAGAGATGATGATTTAG GTGATACACCTTTGATTCTGGCAATTGTGGAAAATCATAATTCAACCGCTGCCTTTCTAATTGAACACGGTGCAGAGATCATGAAAAGTAATTATAAAGCTTTTACTCCCCTGCACTACGCTGCTGAAGAAG GAAACAAGGAAATACTACAACTTTTGATCTCCAAAGGTGCTGAAATTGATAGCAATTCTGAATCCGGGACACCATTGCAATGTGCTGCACTCTCTGGAAAAGGAGAAGCTGTGAAGATCTTATTAGATAACAAAGCAAAT CCAAATTCGGTTACACAGCTTTATTTTCCACCCCTGATGCTTTCAATTATTGCCAGGTCGTTCAATTGCCTTGACCTGTTGCTTAAG GCTGGAGCTGATCCAAACCTTGGTTCATGTGGAAAGACTCCTCTTATTGCAGCAGCTTGTGAAGGGGAAACTGAAATTATCAACTGCTTGTTAAAATCTGGTGCAGATCCCAATGCCAGAGACAAT TGTGGTGTGACACCATTAGAACATGCTGCTATGCGTGGAGAACATGCAGCAGTTAAGGTTCTATTTCCCATTACTTCTCGGATTTCATCTTTTCCAGACTGGAGCTTTACTGGAATAATGAAGCACATATGCTCTGCAAAAGCTAGGAAACAG AGAGACTGTAGGAGAAGAGAAGTTTTTCAAATGTCAAAATCTAAGGGGGAGGATGCATTTAAAAGAAAAGATTACTTGGATGCAATTCATTGGTATACTGAG GCTAACCTTGCGGATCCTGCTGATGCAACAATATATTCTAACCGAAGTTTATGCTGGGCGCTCTTGAATCAAGGCAGTCATGCTTTATCTGATGCTGAAATGTGTGTTAAGCTTCGGCCTATGTGGGCTAAGGCGCACTACAGAGAAGGTGCAGCATGGATGCTTCTTAAT GACTATCCAAATGCATCCCAATCATTTTCTGAGGCTTTGAAGTTTGATCCTGCTAATAAGGAAATTCAGAAGGCACATAG GGAGGCTGTCGAAGCTGCATTCGGTATCCCAGTGTCAGAAAATATGAGAATTTTGCGCATATAG
- the LOC113780624 gene encoding signal recognition particle 9 kDa protein — protein MVYLTSWDDFVERSVQLFRADPEKTRYVMKYRHCDGKLVLKVTDDKECIKFKTDQAQDAKKMEKLNNIFFTLMARGPEADISEVSGKEHMEAQPAKKGRGRKQ, from the exons ATGGTTTACCTAACCTCCTGGGACGATTTCGTGGAAAGGTCCGTACAGTTGTTTCGTGCCGATCCCGAAAAG ACGCGGTACGTGATGAAATACAGGCATTGTGATGGAAAGTTGGTCCTTAAGGTCACAGACGATAAAGAG TGCATCAAGTTTAAGACAGACCAAGCACAGGATGCCAAGAAGATGGAGAAGCTCAATAACATATTCTTCACATTGATGGCTCGTGGACCTGAAG CTGACATATCAGAAGTTAGTGGGAAAGAACATATGGAGGCACAGCCAGCCAAGAAAGGGAGGGGAAGGAAACAATGA